A window of Psychromonas sp. CNPT3 contains these coding sequences:
- the ybgC gene encoding tol-pal system-associated acyl-CoA thioesterase, translating into MLMSTLAIRVYYEDTDAGGVVYYANYLKFFERGRTECLREVNIEQDVLLAKNIAFMVKNVEMNITKSARFNQLLTVQTQIESHRKASLIFLQKIFNAQGELICEAKTLIACVNLQKMKAVAIPTEMIEVISCAS; encoded by the coding sequence ATGTTAATGTCGACCTTGGCGATCCGAGTTTATTATGAAGATACCGATGCTGGCGGTGTTGTTTATTATGCAAATTATTTAAAGTTTTTCGAGCGCGGTCGAACGGAGTGCCTGCGTGAGGTGAATATTGAGCAAGATGTACTCTTAGCTAAAAATATTGCCTTTATGGTTAAAAATGTAGAAATGAATATTACGAAGTCGGCACGGTTTAATCAATTATTAACGGTGCAAACTCAAATAGAAAGCCATCGTAAAGCGAGCTTGATCTTTTTGCAAAAAATATTTAATGCGCAAGGGGAACTTATTTGTGAAGCAAAGACTCTGATTGCGTGTGTTAATTTACAAAAAATGAAAGCCGTTGCGATCCCAACTGAAATGATAGAGGTTATATCCTGTGCAAGCTGA
- a CDS encoding cyd operon YbgE family protein: MDKVNACIDFLHRPFKFAITRLVSMTLALFLSVVLVVNPGHIAQSSAQLDHGYLSLLMLALSAAFIHGIGFNPIFWLWKILFSPYFSWTILFGFIISRITML; encoded by the coding sequence ATGGATAAGGTTAATGCATGTATTGATTTTCTTCATCGCCCCTTTAAATTTGCGATCACTCGCTTAGTATCGATGACATTGGCACTTTTCCTCAGTGTGGTGTTGGTGGTTAATCCTGGACATATTGCGCAAAGTAGTGCGCAACTTGATCATGGTTATTTGAGTTTGTTAATGTTGGCATTGAGCGCAGCCTTTATCCATGGGATTGGTTTTAATCCGATTTTTTGGCTTTGGAAAATACTTTTTTCACCTTATTTTTCATGGACAATATTATTTGGTTTTATTATTTCTAGGATCACAATGTTGTAA